One genomic segment of Parcubacteria group bacterium CG10_big_fil_rev_8_21_14_0_10_36_14 includes these proteins:
- a CDS encoding tRNA 4-thiouridine(8) synthase ThiI, translated as MTKLEKVILVHYHEIALKGRNRPMFEDRLVRNIKKMIGAQITVKRLSGRIEVCVPEAQIEKALKKMSNIFGISGFSKAVVLPTDFKKIKSSTLKLLSEDYSLKDSKKTFKVVTKRGYKQFPKNSMEISAEIGAYILKNSALKVDIKKPKIIINVELLKDRTYIYTKKMSGQGGLPIGVSGKMLVLISGGIDSPVASYFMAKRGAELFFLHFHSYPYTDKASIEKVQEILHILSDFGINEKNLCLAPIIDFQKEVVKKVNQKYRIIIYRRLMYKVAEALAKQNRWKALISGDNLGQVASQTIENMAVIGVGIDLPIMRPLVGFDKEEIIDFAKRIGTFETSILPHGDCCSVFLPKNPATKTRITDILIEEKAIGMDKWVEKIIRGIKY; from the coding sequence ATGACGAAATTAGAAAAAGTTATTTTAGTCCATTATCACGAAATAGCTCTAAAAGGCAGAAACCGCCCGATGTTTGAAGATCGGCTTGTAAGAAATATTAAAAAAATGATTGGAGCGCAAATTACCGTTAAACGGCTATCCGGAAGGATTGAGGTTTGTGTGCCAGAAGCGCAAATTGAAAAAGCTCTTAAAAAAATGAGCAATATTTTTGGTATAAGCGGTTTTTCTAAGGCAGTAGTTCTTCCGACTGATTTTAAAAAAATAAAAAGTTCTACCTTAAAATTATTGTCCGAAGACTATTCTTTGAAAGATAGTAAAAAAACATTTAAAGTGGTAACAAAGCGCGGATATAAGCAATTTCCAAAAAATTCTATGGAAATTTCTGCCGAGATAGGTGCTTACATATTAAAAAATTCAGCATTAAAGGTAGATATTAAAAAACCAAAAATAATTATAAACGTAGAACTTTTAAAAGACAGAACTTATATTTATACAAAAAAGATGAGCGGACAAGGCGGATTGCCGATTGGCGTTTCCGGAAAGATGTTAGTTTTGATTTCTGGTGGGATAGATTCTCCGGTTGCCTCGTATTTTATGGCAAAACGAGGAGCAGAATTATTTTTTTTGCACTTCCATAGTTATCCTTACACGGATAAGGCCAGTATTGAAAAAGTTCAAGAGATTTTACATATTTTAAGCGATTTTGGAATAAACGAGAAAAATTTATGTCTTGCGCCGATAATTGATTTTCAAAAAGAAGTAGTAAAAAAAGTAAACCAAAAGTATCGAATCATTATTTATCGGCGATTAATGTATAAAGTTGCCGAAGCTTTGGCTAAGCAAAATAGATGGAAAGCGCTTATTTCTGGTGATAACCTTGGACAAGTTGCTTCGCAGACAATAGAGAATATGGCAGTAATCGGCGTAGGCATTGATTTACCTATAATGCGACCACTTGTTGGTTTCGATAAAGAAGAAATAATAGATTTTGCTAAAAGGATTGGGACATTTGAAACTTCGATTTTGCCTCATGGTGATTGTTGTAGTGTTTTTTTGCCAAAAAATCCGGCTACAAAAACGAGAATAACTGATATACTTATAGAAGAGAAGGCAATTGGTATGGATAAATGGGTGGAAAAAATAATAAGAGGTATCAAGTATTAA
- a CDS encoding four helix bundle protein, with protein MAENKLKSFTDLNAWKEAHKLVLMIYKIIKDFPKEEISGLTNQIRRAVISITSNIAEEFSRNSCKERIQFYAISLGSLSESQNQLLTVRNVGYISNDKFKIIAEQNILTIKLLNGLIRSARNFS; from the coding sequence ATGGCGGAAAATAAACTTAAATCATTTACCGACTTGAATGCATGGAAAGAGGCGCATAAATTAGTATTGATGATATATAAAATAATAAAAGATTTTCCAAAAGAGGAGATATCTGGATTAACAAATCAAATTAGAAGGGCTGTAATTTCTATTACTTCAAATATTGCGGAGGAATTCAGTAGAAACTCTTGTAAGGAAAGAATACAATTTTATGCTATTTCATTAGGTTCCCTAAGCGAGTCACAAAATCAGTTATTGACCGTAAGAAACGTTGGATATATTTCAAATGATAAATTTAAAATTATTGCCGAACAGAATATACTTACAATTAAGCTTTTAAACGGTCTGATAAGAAGCGCAAGAAATTTTTCTTAA